In the genome of Macellibacteroides fermentans, one region contains:
- the purL gene encoding phosphoribosylformylglycinamidine synthase, translating to MILFFKSSTQTVLAVETAAPFSNEDVQKLIWLFSQATPLQSETLEGWYVGPRREMITPWSTNAVEITQNMGISGILRIEEYFPVASGNAEHDPMLQRIYNGLTQDIFKISKQPDPIVYIEDIETYNKQEGLALSEDEVVYLNEVSQKLNRKLTDSEVYGFAQVNSEHCRHKIFGGVFVIDGEEKESSLFNLIKKTSAENPNRLVSAYKDNVAFNEGPVVEQFAPASGDKPDYFTIKDIKTVISLKAETHNFPTTVEPFNGAATGTGGEIRDRLGGGKASLPIAGTAVYMTSYPRTEGARSWENILNPRAWLYQTPEQILIKASNGASDFGNKFGQPLICGSVLTFEHVENNKEYGYDKVIMLAGGVGYANMRDALKGNPAPGEKVVLLGGDNYRIGMGGGAVSSVNTGQFTSGIELNAVQRANPEMQKRAANVIRTISESDNNPIVSIHDHGAGGHLNCLSELVEATGGHIDMSKLPIGDPTLSAKEIVGNESQERMGILVPEKDIEMMKRIADRERAPMYVVGETTNDMEFVFEQADGVKPIDIKLEYMFGKAPKTVMTDSTVVESFEPVVYKESELHQSLENVLQLEAVACKDWLTNKVDRSVTGKVARQQCQGEIQLPLSDLGAVALDYRGKAGIATSIGHAPQVALVDPAAGSVMAIAESLTNIVFAPLTDKLEGVSLSANWMWPCRNEGEDARLYAAVEAASDFACSLGINIPTGKDSLSMTQKYGDEKVLSPGTVIISAGAEVSDVKKIVSPVLVHDKNTYIYYIDFSFDSLKLGGSAFAQTLNKLGNEVPTVKDAEYFRDAFNSVQELIEKGLVLAGHDISAGGMITTLLEMCFANVEGGLEVNLDTIAEEDIVKILFAENPGILIQVRNKKEVEKLLEENGVGFARIAKPTDERHILVSKEGVQYHFGIDYMRDVWYESSYKLDVKQSGSTCAGNRFENYKMQPIQYKFHKNFTGKLTSYGISADRRTPSGVKAAIIREKGTNGEREMAYALYLAGFDVKDVHMTDLASGRETLEDCNFIVFCGGFSNSDVLGSAKGWAGGFLYNEKAKKALDNFYARKDTMSLGICNGCQLMAELELLYPEHEVKHKMVHNDSHKFESGFVGLEIPKNNSIMLGSLSGTKLGVWIAHGEGKFSFPYEEKEYNVIAKYNYDGYPANPNGSPYSVAGVCSKDGRHLAMMPHPERAIFPWQCGYYPNDRKENDQVTPWIEAFVNARKWIETHA from the coding sequence GAAGATGTCCAGAAACTTATCTGGTTATTCAGCCAGGCTACTCCTCTTCAGTCCGAAACCCTGGAAGGCTGGTATGTAGGTCCCCGACGCGAAATGATTACTCCCTGGAGTACCAACGCGGTGGAAATCACTCAGAATATGGGAATTTCAGGAATCCTCCGTATTGAAGAATATTTCCCGGTTGCTTCGGGAAATGCAGAACACGATCCGATGTTGCAACGTATTTACAACGGACTGACACAAGATATCTTTAAGATTAGCAAGCAGCCCGATCCGATTGTGTATATCGAAGATATTGAAACATACAATAAACAAGAGGGATTGGCTCTTAGCGAGGATGAGGTGGTTTACCTTAACGAAGTTAGTCAGAAATTAAACCGTAAGCTTACCGACAGCGAAGTATATGGCTTTGCGCAGGTAAACTCCGAACACTGCCGTCATAAAATATTCGGTGGTGTTTTTGTTATTGACGGAGAAGAAAAAGAAAGCTCTCTATTCAACCTCATTAAGAAGACATCTGCCGAAAACCCCAACAGGCTGGTTTCTGCATATAAAGATAACGTAGCATTTAATGAAGGTCCGGTTGTTGAGCAATTTGCTCCGGCAAGTGGCGACAAGCCCGATTATTTTACAATCAAAGATATTAAAACCGTAATCTCCCTGAAAGCGGAAACACACAACTTCCCTACCACCGTAGAGCCTTTTAACGGTGCGGCGACTGGCACAGGAGGTGAAATCCGCGACCGTCTGGGTGGTGGTAAAGCAAGTTTGCCTATTGCCGGAACTGCGGTTTATATGACTTCGTATCCTCGTACCGAGGGTGCCCGCTCATGGGAAAACATTCTGAATCCGCGCGCCTGGTTATATCAGACTCCGGAGCAGATATTGATTAAGGCTTCCAACGGAGCTTCCGATTTTGGAAATAAATTCGGACAACCGCTTATTTGCGGCTCGGTGCTTACGTTCGAACATGTCGAAAACAATAAAGAATATGGTTACGACAAGGTAATCATGCTTGCAGGGGGTGTTGGTTACGCAAATATGCGTGATGCCCTGAAAGGAAATCCCGCTCCGGGCGAGAAGGTGGTTCTGCTGGGTGGCGACAACTATCGTATCGGTATGGGTGGTGGTGCCGTATCGTCGGTTAATACCGGTCAGTTTACAAGCGGAATTGAGCTTAATGCAGTTCAACGTGCAAATCCCGAGATGCAGAAACGTGCAGCAAACGTAATCCGCACCATCTCAGAATCGGATAACAACCCCATCGTATCTATTCACGACCACGGTGCCGGCGGTCACTTGAATTGCTTGTCGGAATTGGTTGAAGCTACCGGAGGACATATCGATATGAGCAAATTGCCAATCGGTGATCCGACTCTTTCTGCTAAGGAAATTGTAGGAAACGAGAGTCAGGAGCGAATGGGAATTCTTGTTCCTGAAAAAGATATTGAAATGATGAAGCGTATCGCCGATCGTGAACGTGCCCCAATGTACGTGGTTGGTGAAACGACTAATGATATGGAATTTGTATTCGAACAGGCCGATGGTGTTAAACCCATCGACATCAAGCTCGAATATATGTTTGGTAAAGCACCCAAAACGGTGATGACCGATAGTACGGTTGTAGAATCGTTCGAACCGGTGGTTTATAAAGAATCGGAGCTGCATCAATCGCTTGAAAACGTGTTGCAGCTTGAAGCTGTGGCATGTAAAGATTGGTTGACAAACAAGGTGGACCGTTCTGTAACAGGCAAGGTTGCCCGTCAGCAATGTCAGGGAGAGATTCAGTTGCCGTTGAGCGACCTGGGAGCTGTAGCATTGGACTATCGCGGCAAAGCAGGTATAGCTACATCAATCGGCCATGCACCGCAGGTTGCATTGGTTGACCCGGCTGCCGGATCTGTTATGGCTATTGCCGAATCGCTGACCAACATCGTGTTCGCTCCTCTTACCGACAAGCTTGAGGGTGTATCCCTAAGTGCCAACTGGATGTGGCCGTGCCGCAACGAAGGCGAAGATGCCCGTTTGTATGCTGCGGTTGAAGCGGCTTCGGATTTCGCCTGCAGTCTGGGAATCAATATTCCTACAGGTAAGGACTCATTGTCGATGACACAAAAATATGGTGATGAAAAGGTTTTATCACCCGGAACTGTAATCATCTCTGCCGGAGCTGAAGTAAGTGATGTTAAGAAGATCGTATCACCGGTGCTGGTACACGATAAAAATACATACATATATTATATAGACTTCTCCTTCGATTCTCTCAAACTTGGAGGCTCTGCTTTCGCTCAGACATTGAATAAACTGGGTAACGAGGTTCCAACAGTTAAGGATGCCGAATATTTCCGCGATGCATTCAACTCGGTTCAGGAGTTGATCGAAAAGGGACTTGTACTTGCGGGTCACGATATTTCGGCCGGTGGTATGATTACCACATTGCTGGAAATGTGCTTTGCCAATGTTGAAGGCGGACTTGAAGTTAACCTGGATACAATTGCCGAAGAAGATATTGTTAAGATTCTGTTTGCCGAAAATCCGGGTATCCTGATTCAGGTAAGAAATAAGAAAGAGGTAGAAAAGCTGTTGGAAGAAAACGGCGTAGGCTTTGCCCGTATTGCTAAACCAACAGACGAACGTCATATCCTGGTTTCGAAAGAGGGTGTTCAATATCATTTCGGAATCGACTATATGCGTGACGTATGGTATGAATCTTCTTACAAATTAGATGTTAAGCAGAGCGGATCGACCTGTGCAGGCAATCGTTTTGAAAACTATAAGATGCAGCCGATCCAGTATAAGTTCCACAAGAACTTTACAGGCAAGCTTACTTCGTATGGTATTTCGGCCGATCGTCGGACACCATCGGGTGTTAAAGCGGCTATTATCCGTGAAAAGGGAACCAACGGCGAACGAGAGATGGCTTACGCCCTTTATCTCGCTGGCTTTGATGTGAAAGATGTTCATATGACCGACCTGGCTTCCGGCAGGGAAACACTGGAAGATTGCAACTTCATCGTTTTCTGCGGCGGATTCTCTAATTCGGACGTATTGGGCTCTGCCAAAGGATGGGCCGGAGGTTTCTTGTACAACGAGAAAGCAAAAAAGGCACTGGATAATTTCTATGCACGTAAAGATACAATGAGTCTTGGTATTTGTAACGGATGTCAGTTGATGGCGGAACTTGAATTGCTCTATCCCGAACACGAAGTGAAACACAAGATGGTTCATAATGATTCTCACAAATTTGAATCGGGCTTTGTAGGATTGGAAATTCCTAAAAACAATTCGATCATGCTGGGATCTTTATCCGGAACCAAGCTAGGTGTCTGGATTGCACACGGAGAAGGAAAGTTCTCGTTCCCATACGAAGAAAAGGAATACAACGTGATTGCCAAATACAATTACGATGGCTATCCTGCCAACCCGAACGGATCACCTTATTCCGTTGCCGGTGTTTGCAGCAAAGATGGAAGACATCTTGCTATGATGCCTCATCCGGAAAGGGCCATTTTCCCTTGGCAGTGCGGTTACTACCCGAACGATCGCAAGGAAAACGATCAGGTTACCCCATGGATCGAAGCATTTGTAAATGCACGTAAATGGATTGAAACTCACGCATAA
- a CDS encoding porin family protein, giving the protein MKSGKIFVSMLLALCPLLGFAQEPENDQEQRITALEEQSETLDKLVKGLSKFKASAYIQGQYQYGEEDASLKVGDKNENADAGFNRIGIRRGRIKFEYNDGIGTGAVQIEVNDKGVSYRDLYIGVKDPWTKRSSLTVGVFNRPFGYEIPYSTSNLESPERATIIQDFFPDERDLGAMLTLQPVKESKFYFLKLEAGLFAGNSINKETDSRKDFIGRLGAEKTIGDYAQWGLGVSYYNGSVYNPTTTAYEMVGKEFRVVDKGTTGTYMKREYVGMDGQFSILTAMGKTTLRAEGLLGIQPGIAGSSKSPNYSARPTNSPENALYKRPFIGYFFYLIQDIGSSPFSAVLKYDTYDPNTDLQKDEVGLAGSNTSKTDLAQSTIGIGALYRFSKNVRLQAYYEINSNEKSANVSGYESDRKDNVLTVRLQYKF; this is encoded by the coding sequence ATGAAATCAGGAAAAATTTTTGTATCAATGCTATTGGCGTTGTGTCCTCTGTTGGGTTTTGCCCAAGAACCGGAAAACGACCAGGAACAAAGAATTACGGCTCTGGAAGAACAGAGCGAAACATTGGATAAGCTCGTTAAGGGATTAAGTAAATTCAAAGCTTCGGCTTACATACAGGGACAGTATCAATATGGTGAAGAAGATGCTTCTCTTAAAGTTGGCGACAAGAATGAAAATGCTGATGCAGGCTTTAACCGCATAGGAATAAGACGTGGTCGTATCAAGTTCGAATACAACGATGGGATAGGTACCGGGGCTGTTCAGATTGAGGTGAACGACAAAGGAGTAAGTTACCGGGATTTATATATCGGAGTGAAAGATCCCTGGACCAAAAGGAGCAGCCTGACTGTCGGAGTTTTTAACCGTCCGTTTGGATACGAAATTCCTTATTCAACGAGTAACCTTGAAAGTCCTGAACGTGCAACAATCATACAGGATTTCTTTCCCGACGAGAGAGACTTGGGAGCGATGCTTACTTTGCAACCGGTTAAAGAAAGCAAGTTTTATTTTCTAAAGCTGGAGGCCGGTCTTTTTGCAGGAAATAGCATCAATAAAGAAACCGATAGCCGCAAAGACTTTATCGGACGTCTGGGTGCCGAAAAAACAATTGGAGATTATGCCCAATGGGGTCTTGGAGTTTCTTACTACAACGGAAGTGTTTACAATCCGACAACTACAGCCTATGAAATGGTTGGAAAAGAGTTTAGGGTAGTAGATAAAGGAACAACAGGCACTTATATGAAACGTGAATATGTAGGCATGGATGGCCAGTTCAGCATCCTGACGGCCATGGGTAAAACAACCTTGCGTGCAGAAGGATTACTTGGGATACAACCAGGAATTGCAGGAAGCAGTAAGAGTCCGAATTACAGTGCGCGTCCCACAAATTCGCCGGAAAATGCATTATACAAACGTCCGTTTATCGGTTACTTCTTCTACCTGATACAAGATATCGGATCGTCGCCATTCTCGGCTGTGCTGAAATACGACACCTACGATCCAAATACCGATTTACAAAAGGACGAAGTCGGACTTGCAGGATCAAATACAAGTAAAACCGATCTGGCGCAAAGCACCATTGGAATAGGAGCCTTATACCGTTTCAGCAAGAATGTGAGACTGCAGGCATATTATGAAATCAATTCAAATGAGAAAAGTGCCAACGTAAGCGGATACGAAAGTGACAGAAAAGACAACGTGCTTACAGTACGTTTACAATATAAATTTTAA
- a CDS encoding PstS family phosphate ABC transporter substrate-binding protein produces MKKTILLAAMACLLTSNVFAQKIKGSDTVLPLTQTEAENYMNKNKSARITVTGGGSGVGISALMEGTTDIAMSSRKMKFDEKVKLQQAGKTTKEVIIAYDALSVVVHPSNKVTNLTREQVEAIFTGKITNWKEVGGADLKIVAYSRETSSGTYEFFKESVLKNKNYKNGILSMPATGAIIQSVGQTKGAIGYVGLAYLNKEVKPIHISYDKGKKYIEPSFANAKNKSYPVVRPLFYYYDVKNEKKVKPFIDHILSAEGQKTVKDVGYIPVN; encoded by the coding sequence ATGAAAAAGACAATTTTACTGGCAGCTATGGCCTGCCTACTTACCTCGAATGTATTTGCGCAGAAAATAAAAGGAAGTGATACTGTGCTGCCGCTTACTCAAACGGAAGCCGAAAACTACATGAATAAAAACAAAAGTGCCAGAATAACAGTAACCGGAGGTGGTTCCGGAGTAGGTATTTCTGCCCTGATGGAAGGAACAACCGACATTGCCATGTCCTCCCGTAAAATGAAATTCGACGAAAAGGTTAAATTACAACAAGCAGGAAAAACTACGAAAGAGGTAATTATAGCCTATGATGCTTTATCAGTTGTTGTTCACCCTTCAAATAAGGTTACAAACCTGACTCGCGAACAGGTAGAAGCAATCTTTACAGGTAAGATAACCAACTGGAAGGAAGTTGGGGGAGCCGATCTTAAGATTGTAGCTTATTCACGCGAAACCTCATCAGGAACATACGAATTCTTCAAAGAGAGTGTCCTGAAAAATAAGAACTATAAGAATGGTATCTTAAGCATGCCTGCCACCGGAGCTATTATTCAGTCCGTTGGTCAGACTAAAGGAGCCATCGGCTACGTAGGACTCGCCTACCTTAATAAGGAGGTAAAGCCAATTCACATTTCCTATGATAAAGGTAAAAAGTATATAGAACCCTCTTTTGCCAATGCAAAAAACAAATCGTATCCGGTTGTACGTCCTCTATTCTATTACTACGATGTTAAGAATGAGAAAAAAGTAAAACCGTTTATCGATCACATTCTTTCTGCTGAAGGTCAGAAAACAGTAAAAGATGTCGGATATATCCCCGTAAACTAA
- a CDS encoding NAD(P)H-dependent flavin oxidoreductase, whose translation MKTLTIGDLKVHVPIIQGGMGVGISLSGLASAVANEGGIGVISSAGLGLLYNKLSSNFGEASILGLKEELKKAREKAKGIIGVNVMVAMTNFADMVKTAIAEKADIIFSGAGLPLDLPSFLQKDSTTKLVPIVSSARAVRIICEKWMSQYNYLPDAVVVEGPKAGGHLGYKENQLEDEHFSLEEILPQVVQEVALFEEKYNKKIPVIAAGGIYTGEDIYRMMELGASGVQLGTRFVTTEECDASTAFKEQYIKARQEDIEIIKSPVGMPGRAIGSSFIQQVKEGIKQPKSCPFHCIKTCDISKSPYCIMLALYNAFKGNFNNGYAFAGSNAYRASRIMSVKETMSDLMREWKEKEFFSKK comes from the coding sequence ATGAAAACATTGACAATCGGAGACCTAAAGGTTCATGTACCCATTATCCAAGGTGGGATGGGCGTAGGTATCTCCTTATCAGGCCTTGCCTCGGCAGTCGCAAACGAAGGAGGCATCGGCGTTATCTCCAGCGCCGGATTAGGACTTTTATATAATAAACTCTCCAGCAATTTTGGTGAAGCAAGTATTCTCGGACTTAAAGAAGAGCTGAAAAAAGCTCGTGAGAAAGCTAAAGGTATTATCGGTGTAAACGTGATGGTTGCCATGACGAATTTTGCCGATATGGTAAAGACAGCCATAGCTGAAAAGGCTGACATTATCTTCAGTGGAGCAGGTCTTCCGCTCGACTTGCCAAGCTTTCTGCAGAAAGACAGCACGACCAAGCTTGTTCCCATCGTATCTTCAGCCCGTGCCGTTCGCATTATTTGCGAAAAATGGATGAGCCAGTACAATTATCTGCCTGATGCAGTGGTTGTGGAAGGTCCAAAAGCCGGTGGTCACCTTGGTTATAAGGAAAACCAATTGGAAGATGAACATTTTTCTTTAGAAGAAATTTTACCTCAGGTAGTCCAGGAGGTTGCTCTTTTTGAAGAAAAGTACAACAAAAAAATTCCCGTGATAGCAGCAGGAGGAATCTACACAGGAGAAGATATTTATCGCATGATGGAACTTGGAGCATCAGGCGTACAGTTAGGAACCCGTTTTGTAACCACCGAGGAGTGCGATGCATCTACTGCCTTTAAAGAGCAGTATATCAAAGCGCGACAGGAGGATATCGAAATAATAAAAAGCCCTGTGGGAATGCCCGGAAGAGCGATTGGCAGTTCGTTCATTCAACAGGTTAAAGAGGGAATCAAACAGCCCAAATCATGTCCTTTCCACTGCATTAAAACATGTGATATATCCAAAAGTCCTTATTGCATCATGCTTGCGCTTTACAATGCATTTAAAGGAAACTTCAACAATGGATACGCATTTGCCGGCTCTAATGCCTACCGTGCAAGCCGCATAATGAGTGTGAAAGAAACTATGTCCGACCTGATGAGGGAATGGAAAGAGAAAGAATTCTTCTCTAAAAAGTAG
- a CDS encoding LuxR C-terminal-related transcriptional regulator, whose amino-acid sequence MTINLNIVVADPSVIIRSGIEATLKRIQGVRFHIDEVSAIDTLYEFLKKRKPDILIINPALLGYASLSLLREECACPKLKCVALLYAVAERSLLNQYDEFITIYDSAEDIKNKLEKISIHEEEDKTEDDDELQTLSSREKEIVVCVVKGLTNREIAEQLYLSAHTVITHRRNIARKLQIHSASGLTVYAIVNKLVELGDIKK is encoded by the coding sequence ATGACCATTAATTTGAATATCGTAGTTGCCGATCCTTCCGTAATTATCAGAAGCGGTATTGAGGCGACGTTGAAACGGATTCAGGGGGTTCGTTTTCATATAGATGAGGTTTCGGCTATCGATACTTTGTATGAATTCCTAAAGAAGCGTAAGCCAGATATTTTAATTATAAATCCAGCATTGTTAGGGTATGCTTCCCTCTCTTTGTTGCGGGAAGAATGTGCCTGTCCCAAACTGAAATGCGTAGCATTACTCTATGCAGTGGCAGAGCGTTCGTTACTGAATCAATACGATGAGTTCATTACTATATATGATTCTGCAGAGGATATTAAAAACAAGCTCGAGAAAATTTCAATCCACGAGGAAGAAGATAAAACGGAAGATGATGACGAGCTGCAAACCTTGAGCAGCCGTGAAAAAGAAATTGTAGTGTGTGTGGTGAAAGGACTTACCAACCGTGAAATAGCAGAGCAGCTTTATTTGTCGGCTCATACGGTAATTACCCATAGGCGCAATATCGCAAGGAAACTCCAGATTCACAGTGCGAGCGGTCTTACTGTTTACGCAATCGTAAATAAATTGGTCGAACTGGGAGATATAAAAAAATAA
- a CDS encoding hemerythrin domain-containing protein, with translation MYRKGKYRETDKMSDLIGDNYPMLLVMSRFGIPLGFGEKNVKEVCKMHHVDACTFLTVVNFLSDDSHDTPILSDCFSMEALISYLQNSHTYFLDFRLPNIREKLVNAIHNCPKDVAFVIIRFFDEYAEEVFKHMQYEEKVVFPYVKGLLKGEKDSRYNISIFKKRHDQIEMKIIELKNLIIKYYPAEGGNLLNSVLFDIFACEQDLASHSKVEDYLFTPAILELEKNQS, from the coding sequence ATGTACAGGAAAGGAAAATATAGAGAGACTGATAAGATGAGTGACCTGATAGGTGATAATTACCCCATGCTGTTGGTGATGAGCCGTTTTGGGATTCCTCTTGGGTTTGGAGAAAAGAATGTAAAAGAGGTCTGCAAGATGCACCATGTTGATGCCTGCACGTTTCTTACGGTGGTAAATTTCTTATCGGACGATTCACACGATACCCCTATCCTGTCTGATTGCTTTTCAATGGAGGCGCTGATATCTTATTTACAGAATTCTCATACCTATTTTCTTGATTTCAGACTGCCTAATATCCGCGAAAAGCTGGTGAATGCGATCCATAACTGCCCAAAAGATGTTGCCTTTGTCATAATTCGCTTTTTTGATGAATATGCAGAAGAGGTCTTTAAGCACATGCAATACGAAGAGAAGGTTGTTTTCCCTTACGTAAAGGGACTGTTAAAAGGTGAAAAAGACAGCCGGTATAATATTTCCATTTTCAAGAAAAGGCACGACCAGATCGAGATGAAGATTATTGAACTAAAAAACCTGATTATTAAATATTATCCAGCTGAAGGTGGTAATTTACTTAACAGTGTATTATTCGATATTTTTGCTTGCGAACAGGATTTGGCTTCACATAGTAAAGTGGAAGATTATCTGTTTACTCCGGCAATTCTTGAATTGGAAAAAAATCAAAGTTAA
- a CDS encoding ATP-binding protein, which produces MKNYLPPLHTILLFLRVFILCIGIAIPFQSFAKAENPILIISSYNPDTRNTTQCITTFADAYHKLGGKQQIVIENMNCKSLPEANSWKSRMTGILSKYSEENKPSAIVILGQEAWASYLSVNPSEFRETPLVCGMVSSNTLLLPDSIPSVNIWEPEAFYIDKLEHSQPIHGIFYEYNIEKNIDLIKRLYPETKNIALVTDNSFGGLALQSIVVQEFKKHPELTLIRLDGRKNNIYEISKQIQEFPPNTAILLGTWRVDISEGYYIGNATYSMMSANPHIPAFTITSVGLGHWAMGGHIPQYRNQGADLAQEVMQTLSRKNTDNELKKITIPNIYKFEVNKLKEMNISREVLPEFSVFEGESISPLIRYKYEILVVITILLVIFCFTGLYFYIRNKNLKDHLLDVEKDNLIILNNIKSSIKFVTPQYTVKWSNQVPFYCRSINGKKYSCLSSGSLEDFCPNCPVTRAIHTKEMAEVTNEYQKKKYVRILANPILDKKNNVTGVVVKAEDVTEQKRIENELREAKEHAEESDRLKSAFLANMSHEIRTPLNAIVGFSGLLASAADQQDKDEYVHIINSNNEVLLQLINDILDLAKIEAGTLEFIKTEVNINNLLSEIEGSYKLKVDRQVQLSFIEKQPHCIIKTDKNRVLQVITNFINNAIKFTTEGSITFGYRVYDNEIYFYVTDTGCGFSEKEAQKVFQRFVKLNSFSQGTGLGLSICQMIVERLGGTIGVNSEKGKGSTFWFTLPYEPVRKTDPITIAPKAASESTEKKNTLLIAEDNESNFRLYEAMLKQYRIFHAKDGKEAVKFFSEINPDLILMDIKMPEMDGYEAVRIIRETDNNIPVIAVTAFAFGEDEQRILESGFNSYLSKPIKKEVLHKTIQELLQQKDL; this is translated from the coding sequence ATGAAAAATTATCTGCCTCCCTTGCATACGATTCTCTTATTCCTGCGTGTCTTTATATTGTGTATAGGGATAGCCATTCCTTTTCAATCATTTGCAAAGGCAGAAAATCCGATTCTAATTATCAGCTCTTATAACCCTGATACCCGGAATACAACGCAATGTATCACCACCTTTGCTGATGCCTACCACAAACTTGGCGGCAAGCAGCAGATTGTTATTGAAAACATGAACTGCAAAAGCCTGCCAGAGGCTAATAGCTGGAAAAGCCGGATGACTGGAATTCTTTCTAAATACAGCGAAGAGAATAAGCCATCCGCAATCGTAATCCTGGGGCAGGAAGCCTGGGCATCGTATCTATCTGTAAATCCTTCCGAATTCAGGGAAACTCCATTGGTCTGCGGAATGGTTAGCAGTAACACCCTCTTGCTTCCCGACTCCATCCCTTCCGTAAACATTTGGGAACCCGAAGCTTTTTATATTGATAAACTCGAGCATAGCCAGCCCATACACGGCATCTTTTACGAATACAATATTGAAAAGAATATTGACCTGATAAAAAGACTGTATCCGGAAACTAAAAACATAGCATTGGTTACAGATAACAGCTTTGGAGGCCTGGCACTCCAATCCATCGTAGTTCAGGAATTCAAAAAACATCCGGAACTGACATTGATCAGACTAGACGGGCGAAAAAACAATATATACGAGATAAGTAAACAAATACAGGAGTTTCCACCCAACACCGCCATCCTGTTAGGAACCTGGCGGGTAGACATAAGTGAAGGTTACTATATAGGGAATGCAACTTACAGCATGATGTCTGCCAATCCTCACATTCCGGCCTTCACAATCACATCAGTGGGACTCGGACATTGGGCAATGGGCGGACATATTCCTCAATATCGTAATCAGGGGGCAGATCTTGCACAAGAAGTCATGCAGACTCTTAGCCGTAAGAATACGGATAATGAATTAAAGAAGATTACCATTCCCAATATATACAAATTTGAGGTAAATAAACTGAAGGAGATGAATATCTCCCGAGAGGTTTTACCCGAGTTTTCTGTATTTGAAGGAGAAAGCATATCTCCTCTCATCCGCTATAAATATGAGATTCTGGTTGTGATAACCATATTGCTGGTTATATTTTGTTTTACCGGACTCTATTTTTACATTCGGAATAAAAATCTGAAAGATCACTTGCTGGACGTGGAAAAAGACAACCTGATCATTCTGAACAACATCAAATCCTCCATTAAGTTTGTAACCCCTCAGTATACCGTTAAATGGAGTAATCAGGTGCCCTTTTACTGCCGTTCTATCAATGGCAAGAAATACAGCTGCCTCTCGTCCGGTTCACTCGAAGACTTCTGTCCGAATTGTCCGGTTACCAGAGCCATACATACCAAAGAGATGGCAGAGGTCACAAACGAATACCAGAAAAAAAAATATGTCCGTATTCTGGCTAATCCGATACTGGATAAAAAAAACAATGTAACCGGCGTAGTGGTGAAGGCCGAAGACGTAACAGAACAGAAACGTATCGAGAACGAACTTCGCGAAGCTAAAGAACATGCAGAAGAGTCGGATCGCTTAAAGTCAGCATTTCTAGCCAACATGAGTCATGAAATACGGACTCCCCTCAATGCCATTGTTGGATTTTCAGGACTTCTCGCCTCGGCAGCAGACCAACAGGACAAAGACGAATACGTGCATATTATAAACAGCAACAACGAAGTCTTGCTACAACTTATCAACGACATACTCGACTTGGCCAAAATTGAAGCCGGCACGCTCGAGTTTATCAAGACTGAAGTAAATATAAATAATCTTCTCTCGGAAATCGAGGGAAGTTACAAGCTGAAAGTTGACCGGCAGGTACAGCTATCCTTTATTGAAAAACAACCGCATTGTATAATTAAAACAGACAAAAACCGGGTATTGCAGGTTATTACCAATTTCATAAACAATGCTATTAAATTCACCACAGAAGGCAGCATCACCTTTGGCTACAGGGTGTACGATAATGAAATTTACTTTTATGTAACCGATACAGGGTGTGGCTTTAGTGAGAAAGAGGCTCAAAAGGTATTTCAACGCTTTGTAAAATTAAACAGTTTCTCGCAGGGAACGGGACTTGGGCTCTCCATCTGCCAGATGATTGTTGAGCGTTTAGGAGGAACAATCGGTGTAAACTCAGAAAAGGGTAAAGGTTCTACTTTCTGGTTCACATTACCCTACGAACCTGTTAGGAAAACAGATCCGATCACGATAGCTCCCAAAGCGGCTTCCGAATCAACCGAAAAGAAAAATACGCTGTTGATAGCAGAAGATAATGAGAGTAATTTCCGGCTTTATGAAGCAATGCTGAAGCAATACCGCATCTTTCATGCAAAAGACGGAAAAGAAGCTGTAAAGTTTTTTTCCGAGATAAATCCCGATTTAATTCTGATGGATATAAAAATGCCTGAAATGGATGGCTACGAAGCTGTTAGGATTATCAGGGAAACAGACAATAACATCCCTGTAATTGCGGTGACGGCTTTTGCATTTGGAGAGGATGAACAACGCATCCTTGAGAGTGGATTCAATTCATACCTATCCAAACCGATCAAAAAGGAGGTATTACATAAAACGATTCAGGAGTTGTTACAGCAAAAGGATTTATAA